Proteins encoded by one window of Kribbella italica:
- a CDS encoding DUF3566 domain-containing protein, which translates to MTNRSRPNWPDGADSAKSRPPQSGNGKAASTPPATPASNGRTNGSQPRPASPNGPADPRSGDPRAAGRPAAQPGTPARPPQQPPVRPVSKPAPAPSQAGRPAPSTPGRPEQRLPSGGTAGSTPGVSPARTGSPARATGTPVGGAGAAAKVGTTPATPSYGQTGKVSTPGKGESFGDRVSAAKAAVLEKAAAVKDAAADKTRAAEDTEPVARSRGQVRKARLRLSRVDPWSVMKTAFLLSIAFGIVTWVAVFIVWSAIGAAGVFDNINNTVTEVLGTPAAEPFDIENYVNTGKVMGFTTLLACADVLIITALATLGSFLYNIAATLLGGLEVTLASED; encoded by the coding sequence ATGACCAACCGCTCGAGGCCGAACTGGCCTGATGGGGCGGACAGCGCCAAGTCCCGACCGCCGCAAAGTGGCAACGGGAAGGCCGCGTCCACCCCACCGGCCACACCGGCCTCCAACGGTCGTACCAACGGCTCCCAGCCGCGACCGGCGAGCCCGAACGGCCCGGCCGACCCCCGTTCCGGGGATCCGCGGGCCGCGGGCCGCCCGGCAGCCCAGCCCGGTACGCCGGCCCGGCCGCCGCAGCAGCCGCCGGTGCGCCCGGTGTCCAAGCCGGCCCCGGCGCCTTCTCAGGCGGGTCGCCCGGCGCCGAGCACGCCTGGGCGTCCGGAGCAGCGGCTGCCAAGTGGCGGCACGGCCGGCTCGACGCCTGGCGTCAGCCCGGCTCGTACCGGTTCGCCGGCTCGGGCTACCGGTACGCCGGTTGGCGGCGCCGGCGCTGCGGCGAAGGTGGGCACGACGCCCGCCACCCCGTCGTACGGGCAGACCGGGAAGGTGAGCACGCCGGGCAAGGGCGAGAGCTTCGGGGACCGGGTCAGCGCGGCGAAGGCGGCCGTGCTGGAGAAGGCCGCCGCGGTCAAGGACGCGGCCGCCGACAAGACCCGCGCCGCCGAAGACACCGAGCCGGTCGCCCGGTCACGCGGCCAGGTCCGCAAGGCCCGGCTGCGGCTGTCCCGGGTCGATCCCTGGTCGGTGATGAAGACGGCGTTCCTGCTGTCGATCGCGTTCGGCATCGTGACCTGGGTCGCGGTGTTCATCGTCTGGTCGGCGATCGGCGCGGCCGGCGTGTTCGACAACATCAACAACACCGTCACCGAGGTGCTCGGCACCCCGGCGGCCGAGCCGTTCGACATCGAGAACTACGTCAACACCGGCAAGGTGATGGGCTTCACCACCCTGCTGGCCTGCGCCGACGTGCTGATCATCACGGCACTGGCGACGCTCGGATCCTTCCTCTACAACATCGCCGCCACGCTGCTCGGCGGCCTCGAAGTGACGCTCGCGTCCGAGGACTGA
- a CDS encoding DLW-39 family protein, whose translation MLKKILLVLLASVGGYFVYKKTQQARAEQDLWAEAVDPVTPGR comes from the coding sequence GTGCTGAAGAAGATTCTGCTGGTACTGCTGGCGAGTGTCGGTGGATACTTCGTCTACAAGAAGACCCAGCAGGCCCGCGCCGAGCAGGACCTCTGGGCCGAGGCCGTCGACCCGGTCACCCCGGGCCGCTGA
- a CDS encoding GNAT family N-acetyltransferase, whose amino-acid sequence MTPIEWPVSTERLSLRGYKPDDLDALWAYEQLPQVQRWLGWAPRTRDELRDAMESKSSNTTHVMVRLASTVIGHIMVMPRDSWAQMDVAIRAKGLEAELGWMFDPTYGGQGYATEAVRATIELCFDQLKLRRIHAGCFADNTASWRLMERLGLRREEHSRSTALHRDGTWHDGFTYAVLREEWPTSP is encoded by the coding sequence GTGACGCCCATCGAGTGGCCAGTGAGCACCGAACGTCTATCTCTCCGCGGCTACAAGCCAGACGATCTAGATGCCTTGTGGGCCTACGAACAGCTCCCCCAGGTCCAGCGCTGGCTCGGCTGGGCACCGCGCACGCGCGACGAACTCCGCGACGCGATGGAGAGCAAGTCGAGCAACACCACACACGTCATGGTTCGTCTTGCCTCCACGGTCATCGGTCACATCATGGTCATGCCGCGCGACAGTTGGGCGCAGATGGATGTCGCGATCCGCGCCAAGGGCTTGGAGGCCGAACTTGGATGGATGTTCGACCCGACATATGGAGGACAGGGCTACGCCACCGAAGCCGTCAGAGCCACCATCGAACTGTGCTTCGACCAGCTCAAGCTGCGGCGGATTCACGCCGGATGCTTCGCCGATAACACCGCGTCGTGGCGTCTCATGGAACGCCTTGGTCTGCGCCGTGAAGAACACAGCCGTTCCACTGCTTTGCACCGCGATGGCACTTGGCACGACGGCTTCACCTACGCAGTGCTCCGCGAAGAATGGCCCACGAGCCCCTGA